The Bacteroidia bacterium genomic interval GAAATGCTTTTTTGCTGAGTTTCCTAATTTCATTGTGAGGCCACATATGGGTTAGTGCCAGGCTGATTTTTCCCTGATCAATCATTAATTCATAGCCCCGGCTTCCTGCATCCAATACTGCCTGGGTTCTATGAACTATTACAGCTCTGTCCAGTTCCTCTTCTGCTTTGACCCAAATAGATAGACTGAATGGATCACTCCGGCTAAAAACTCCTAAATCTTTGAAAGAGAGCCCATTCTCTCCACTTAGCTTAAGCCCTTTATTCTTATGCCCGGAAACCAGAATGGGATCATCTACAATGCTTGCTGCAAAGCGGGGCCTGGCAGCATTTGCCAGTTTTTTATTGCTAATTCTGTCAAAGCTAAAATCACCCACTTTCCCTTTAGTTAAATTAGGCTTGATATTGCCTGAACGTGCTAACCAGTTCTTAAATCGTTCCTCACTTTGAGGAATTTGAGATTCCATTTTTTCTATACTGGCACGTATTTCGGCAGCTTTGCTATCTGTGTTCTGAGCTGTAAGTTTTAATGCTGGTACAGGGACTGCATCCGTAAAAAAGGAAGTTTGTCCTGATTCATCCACACTATTGAAAAAACTGAAGAGTTGATAGAATTCCTTTTGAGAAATGGGATCGTATTTATGATCATGGCAGCGGGCACATTCCATCGTGAGACCGAGAAAGGCCCGTGAGGTAGTGATGGTTCTGTCAGCCACATACTCAGCTCGAAACTCCTCTTCTACACTTCCTCCTTCTTCAGTCTGCATATGGTTGCGATTAAATCCGGTTGCCAGAATTTGCTCTCTGCTGGGATTAGGCATCAGATCTCCGGCTAGTTGCCAGCGGCTAAATTCGTCATAGGGCATGTTGTTGTTGAAAGCCTTAATTACCCAATCTCGCCAGGGCCACATACGCCTTTCTCTGTCGGCCTGGTAGCCATGGGTATCTGCATAGCGAGCAACATCCAACCAGTCAATGGCCATTCTTTCTCCATAAGCCTCCGAAGCCAACATTTCATCTATAACTTTCTCCAGAGCATCTTCAGAATCGTCCGCTTTAAAGGCTTCAAGCTCTTCAACTTGTGGAGGAATCCCTCTTAAGCCAAAACTGATCCTGCGCATCAGCCTTTCTTTTGATGCTTTATCTGTGAAACTAGTTCCTTCCTGTTCCAGGCGGGCTAGTACAAATTGATCGATCTCATTCTGGATTTTCCCCTCTTCTTTTACAGAAGGGAAATTGGATTTTTTGGGAGGAATAAAGGACCAATGTTCCTTCCATTCGGCTCCCTGGTCTATCCATTTTCCAATAAGGGCTATCTCCTGATTATTGAGGCTAAGATTGGATTCAGGGGGAGGCATGATGAATTCCTCATCTTTGGATATAATTCGGTGCCAGACTTCACTGGCATCCAGATTACCCGCTTTGATAGCAAATCTTTTTTCAACTTCTCCTAATGCAGTGAAGGCGCCTTCTTCGGTATCCAGACGCAAATCTGCAGAACGTGCTTCTTCATCCGGTCCATGGCAGGCGAAACATCGATCCGAAAGAATAGGCTTAATATGGAAGTTGAAATCCACCCGATCCGGCAGACTTTTGTCTGCTGCATATTGGGTGTAGGATCCATTTTGGCATGCAGAGAGCATGGCCCCTACAAGGATTAACAGTAGGCAGTAGTTATAGCAATTCATAAGTCCTTTAAATTAAAAAAAGACTGCCGAATAAGAAACCAAAAATTAAGCTATATCGAAGAACTTATTATTTTGATCTACGTAATTCCAAATACAACAAGCACCACCAAAGACAATTTATCTAATCTTGAATTAGTATGAATTACCTCTAAACGTCTTTGGTACCATGAAAAGAAACACCTATTTATTAATTTCCTTAATTTTCCTTTTTCAATCTTGTGTAAGTTTCAAACCTTATGCCCAGTCTGAACTGGATTTTCCTTTAAAGCCCGTAACAGAAGTTGAAGTTTTCTTTCCCGGAGAACTTTTGCCCTATAAAGAATATATAGAAATTGGCAGCCTCGCTACCAATATGAGTGGGGCTACGAATAATCAGGCCTACGTCAGCCGACTTCAAAAAATAGCACGAGAAAATGGCGTTGATGCCCTTATGGATATCCAGGAAGATCAGGGATATTATGGCGGACGGATTTTAACCGCTTTGGGCATAAAGTATATCAAAAATCTGGATTATCTGGATGAGTATGTGAAGAAGGAATCCTTTTATAAGCTGGACAGCCTGGGGAAAAATAAAGAGTTGGTTGCAGTGATTGAAAGAAGCCCTATTGGGCGAACCTTGAGTAGTCGTTTTAGCAGTGATGAAGAAAAAGACTTTTATGAAACCTATATCCAAAATTATAGAGATCATCACCTAAGGGAAGAAAGAGATAATTGGACTTATAGAAAACATGCAAATACAGGGATGATTATTTCCCGGCAGTATTCCCGTTCGTCTCAATGGGTTGTCAAGACTTGTAGATTTAAATATGGAGAACAGGGATTGGAGAGAATTAAGATTTTCTACGAGGATGATTTTCGGCAAGAAGAAATCTTGTATATGTATGATGAAAAATCTCGTATCTCCGGACGGCAATTGGATCTACCTTTCGGTCGCCAATTAATTGAGGGCTATAAATACGATACAGAAGGCAAGCTGTCCCAAAAACTTTTCATCCTAAAAGTTCCCAATAAGGTTCAACCGCTGCAGTATGTGTCCGAGTTTGAGTATTATAAAAAGGAAGACATTCACGATTTCCTGACTCAGGAATAAGGGACAAGAATTGCTTCTATTTTAGGCAAGAAAAAATGTCTATTTTTAAGTAGAAATAGTCTCGAAAAAAGTTTGTGATCCGAAAACTACTCCTACTACTACTTTGCCTTTGGCCTATAATATCTCTGGGCCAAAGCCCTTCCTTTAATCTCGAATGGAAGGAATTAAGTCCTCTGATTCCTCCTCCGGAAGCAGCCAGACAAGCCGGTTTGGCGGGGCCTTTTGGCGGAGTTGTGGAAGAGTCGGTGATACTTGCAGGAGGAGCCAATTTTCCAGATGGCCCAGCCTGGGAGGGGGGGCAGAAAGTCTATCATCAGGACATCTATCTGCTGAATGATTCCCAATGGGAATTGTTGAATATTCAATTGCCCTATCCTATAGCTTATGGATTGAGCCTTTCTGGTCTGGATGCTATGTATTGGATAGGAGGGATGAATGGAGACTCTCTATGCCGAGCAGTTTTTAAAATAAAGCATAAAAAAAAGAAAGAGGATATTCAGATTGAATCTCTGCCTGCTTTGCCTATTGCTCTTGCAAATACGAGTGGAGGTATAATTGGCAATCAATTGTATGTCTTTGGGAGTAGGGAAGACTTAGGAGAAAGCTATTTCTTTAGGTTAAATCTGGCAGAAATAGAGAAAGGCTGGATAGCTTTGGCCGATTTGCCTGCTAGTCCCAGAACTCATGCCTATGGCAGTATCCAAAATGGGGGAGAAGGTCCAGCTTTTTATTTGTTCAAAGGACGTTGGAAAGGAGGAGGAGCACTGACCAAATTTCTTTCTGATGCCTGGGTTTATGAACCGCTGAAGGATGAATGGAAAGAACTCAAGCAAGACCAGGATTTTCCACTCGCTGCCGGAGGTGTCCTGGAGCTGGGAGCCAATCAAATTTTAATTTTTGGTGGGGATAGTGGAGAGAACTTTAACAGGATAGAGGAACTCAATCATAGGATAATTGAAACAGAAGCTGAGGGAAAGGAAAACTTGATCAAAGCGAGGGATTCCCTCATGAAGTTTCATCCTGGCTTCAGCTCTGAGATCTGGTCCTTTCATACCATCACTCAAAGTTGGCACTTACTTTCACAAATGCCAGCTTCCAGGGCATTGACTACACCCGTTTTTTACAGAGGAAAGGATATCATAATCCCCTCAGGAGAAGTTTCTCCTTGCATTCGAACGGATCAAGTTTGGAAAGGGGAAATAAGAGAAGAAAATTCTATTTCATCTTTGAACATTTGGGTACTCGCAAGCTATTTCATCTTGTTGTTGGGATTGGGGATTTATTTTTCTGTCCGCCAGAAAAGCACGGATGACTTCTTTATGGCGGGGAGGCGAATTCCAGCCTGGGCAGCGGGTATGAGTATCTTTGGCACACAACTAAGCGCCATAACCTTTATGGCCATTCCAGCTAAGACCTTTGCTACAGATTGGCTCTATGTCGTGCTAAATCTTTGCATCATTCTGGTTGCCCCCTTTATCATTCGAATTTTCCTTCCCTTTTACCGGAGGTTCAAATTGCGAACTGCCTATGAGTATCTGGAATTGCGTTTCAATTTAGCGACTCGTCTTGCTGGATCCCTGATGTATATCTTCCTTCAAATTGGTCGACTGGGAATCGTCTTGTTATTGCCTTCTTTGGCCCTATCTGTCTTGACGGGAATAGGGGTAGAGTGGTGCATTCTTTCTATGGGAATTCTGAGTATCCTGTATACCGTATTAGGAGGAATAGAAGCCGTAATCTGGACAGATGTATTGCAAGTATTTGTTCTATTGGGAGGAGCACTGCTATGCTTTGTTTTACTATTTCTCGATTTGGGGATGGGAGAAATCCTGCGAGTCGCTGGCGATTTTGACAAACTGAGGATGTTGGATGCAAGCCTGGATATTACGGAACCTACACTCTGGGTATTGCTCTTCGGGGGATTTGCCGTAAACTTCATTCAATATGGAAGTGATCAGACTGTAATCCAAAGATACCTGACCACCAAAGACGAAGCTGCTGCTGCCAAAAGTATAAGAATAGGTGCCTGGATGAGTCTTCCTGCAACGCTAATCTTCTTTTCATTGGGCACTTTATTGTTTGTCTTTTTCCGAAGCCAACCGGAAGCCATGCAGCCAACTTTAGCAAGTACCGATAGTATTTTCCCCTGGTACATCGTATCGCAATTGCCGGATGGAGTTTCAGGTCTTTTGCTGGCAGCTATCTTTGCAGCTTCTATGTCCAGTTTGGATAGTAGTATGAACTCCGTTTCTACGGTGATTAGTGTTGATTTTGTGGAAAGACTTATGCCGTTGAAAAATTCAGCTCAATATCTGAGCCTGGCAAGAATAGTTACGGTAATTATTGGAGGATTGGGAACAGCTCTTGCCTGGTTCATGGCCAGTTGGGGAATCAGTTCCTTATGGGATCAATTCAATATGATAATTGGACTATTCGCCGGAGGTCTGGGAGGAATTTTTCTTGCAGGAATTCTTATCCCCAAAGTCAATGGGCAAGCTGCAATTCTTGCCCTCATACTGAGTGGTATGATTCAGTATTTGGTGAAAAGCTTTACAAACATTCATTTGCTTTTATATACGTTTACCGGTATGCTTTCTGCCATATTATTGAGCGTCCTGTTCAGCCGGTTTTTCGGCCAAAACAAAGATTCATCTCAAGCATATACCTTTCGTCAACTTCCTCATCAATAACTCTCATGACTACCAGAACATTTAAGGGTCTTATCGCAGCTCCTATTAGCCCAATGAAGAAGAATGGAGAAATTGACCTGGCACGGGTTGAAAATCTGGCAAAGCTCTATCGAAAAAATGGGGTTAATGGAGCCTTTATCTGCGGTACAACCGGGGAGGGAAGTTCTCTGAGTGTTGAAGAAGTAAAAGCCTATGCTCAAGAATGGAAAAGAGTAGGAGAGGGCTTGACTAAAATTCTGTGTGTAGGAGGGGATAATGTGCAGGAAATGCAGGAGTTGGCTGCTTATGGAGGAGAGCTGGACCTGGATGGAATTTCTATGCTGAGTCCTTATTATTTCAAACCTAAATCAGAAGAGGATTTACTCGGACTTTGCAAAAGTGTTTCAGAAGCTGCTCCTGAAACTCCCTTATATTATTATCATATTCCGACTTTAACGGCTGGGTATTTTTCCATGAGAAAGTTTTTGGGCCTGGCAAATACAGAATTACCTCAATTGAAAGGGATTAAATTTACTTTCAATGATCTGTATGATTTTTACCGATGCAGAGCCTTTGAAGGGGAAAAGTATGAGATGTATTGGGGAACGGACGAAGTGCTTCTCTCTGCTTTGGTGGCAGGAGCAAATGGAGCGGTAGGTAGCACTTATAATTATGCTGCACCTTTATACAATCGAATCATCACTGCTTTTCAGAAAGGTGATATGGACAAAGCCAGAGAGTTGCAGGATAAAGCAGTTGAGATGGTTGAACTCCTAATTGCATATGGAGGCACGGGAGCGACCAAATCATTTATGAAGATCATAGGCCTGGATTGCGGAGAATACAGAGCACCCATTTCCAATCCCAATTCAAATGAGATCAAAGAACTAGAAGGGAAATTGAAGAAGATCGGATTCTTTGATTTCTGTAGTTCACCCACCTAAAACAAAAAAGGCCAGGCAATATTCTGCCTGACCTTTTATAAATGAGTATTATCTTTTTATATAGTCTTCAATTCTGAAACCAGTTTAGATAAACTGTCTTTGGCATCTCCAAAGAGCATGCGGGTTCCATTGGCAAAGAAAAGTTCATTTTCAATTCCAGCATAGCCTTTTCCCATACTTCTTTTCATGATGATGACATTCTTGGCATTGTGAACCTGAATGATAGGCATGCCATAAATCGAGCTACTGGGATCATTTTCTGCTGCAGGATTTACAACATCATTTGCTCCCACAACTATCGCTACATCTGTTGATCCCAGACTTTCATTTGCATCTTCCAGTTCTACCAGTTTGTCATAGGAAACATCCGCTTCGGCCAACAATACATTCATATGTCCGGGCATACGACCAGCAACCGGATGAATGGCATAGGTAACTTCCACTCCTCTATCCGTTAGTAGTTTATCGAAATCATTGCAAACATGCTGTGCCTGTGCGACAGCTAATCCATAGCCGGGAACTACACATACACGATTGGCATAAGCACAGAGGATAGCGGCATCTGATAAAGCAATTTCTTTGACTACCTTTTCCGCAGCATCTCCTTTTGAACCACTTGAAACCGTACTAAATGATCCAAAAATAACATTAGCCAAAGAGCGATTCATTGCCTGGCACATGAGTATGGTAAGGATGGTCCCTGCGGACCCAACGAGAATACCTCCCGTAAGCATCACTTGATTGTCATAGAGGAATCCTCCAAAAGCTGCTGCAACTCCGGTGAAGGAGTTAAGTAAAGAAATCACAACCGGCATATCTGCCCCACCGATGGGCATCACAAAGGTGATTCCATAAACGAGAGAAATGCCAAGTAGAAGCCATAGCAATCCATTGTCAAACAATTCAGGATTCATGACCCCATAAATTGTAAGCCCTGTAAGGGTCAAGGCAAATATCCCATTGATGATGGGCATGAGGTTATTGTAGATATCCTTGATCCTTCCTTCCAGTTTGCCATAGGCAATCATTGATCCACTAAAGGAAACGGAACCAATAATTAAACTCACAGCTACTACAGATAGGAAACCTGCTTCGTGGGAAGGATGGGTGTCAAATTCTATCAATGCAATCAGGGCTGCACAGGCACCTCCCATTCCATTGAAAAAAGAAACCATTTGAGGCATGGCAGTCATCTGGACTTTTACTGCCATGAGATAGCCAATCACAGTTCCCACTGCCATTGCTAATATGATCCAGACATGGTTTTGGATGCCATTTCCGGCATCGTCTTTATGAAAAAGTATAGTCGCTACAATGGCCAGGCCCATACCAAAAGCTGCAAGCAGATTTCCTTTTCTTGCACTTTCAGGGCTACCCAGCATTTTCAATCCCAAAATGAAGGTGATCGAAGCGACCAGATATGAGAGTTCTAATGTAAATTCCATAGCGATCAATCTTTCTTTTTAAACATTTCCAACATACGATTGGTGACCACGAAGCCGCCAACCACATTGAGGGTACCTAAAACCACAGCTAAAAAGCCCAAAACCAGGGCAAGAATATTATCCGGAGCAGCATGACCCATCACAATGATGGCTCCTATAATCACAACTCCGTGAATGGCATTGGCACCTGACATGAGCGGTGTATGCAGGATCGCTGGAACATTGGAGATGACTTCCACCCCCAGAAAAATGGAAAGAATGATTACATAAATGAATTCTTTATGCGCTAGAAATAGTTGAAATAGATCAGACATAGCAAGGGGGTTAAGAGGCGACAGAAGAAAATTTATCTAATACACGGGGACTAATGATGGCTCCGCCATGCGACACACAGGTGTGTTGTATGATTTCATTTTCGAAATCAAAACTGATCGCTCCATCGTTTATAACCTCCTTGAAAAAGTTGATCAGATTCTTCCCATACATCTTGGATGAATCCAAAGGTATACTGGAAGCCAGACTGGAGTCGCCTATAATGCTCACTCCATTTACAACTACGGTTTCATTATTTTTGGAGAACGCACAATTTCCTCCGCTGGAGGCAGCAAGATCTACCACCACAGAACCCGCTTTCATTTTATGAAGGGTTTCTTCCTGGATAAGCAGGGGGGCTTTACGACCCGGTATTTGTGCTGTACAAATAATAACATCGGACTTGGCTGCATGCTCCTGAATAAGGGCTGCTTGTCTCTGTTTATATTCTTCAGTTTGTTCAACTGCATATCCTCCCGCAGAAGTATCGTCAGTTGCTCCTTCCACTTCAACAAATTTAGCCCCTAAACTCAGGACCTCTTCTTTTGCTGCAGCTCGTACATCAAAAGCCTCGACGACAGCCCCCAACCTTTTTGCTGTTGAGATCGCCTGCAAGCCTGCTACACCTGCACCCAGGATCAAGACTTTAGCTGGTATAATCGTTCCAGCTGCCGTCATGAACATAGGGAAGAATTTGGGAAGATGAATTGCTGCTTGTAAAACTGCTTTGTATCCTGCCGAAGTCGCCATAGAAGAAAGGACATCCATAGCCTGGGCCTTGGTGGTACGAGGTACCATGTCCATACTAAAAACAGAAACTCCTTTTTTTGCAAAATCCTGAGCGGTTTGAGGATTGCTCAGGGGATTCATTTGAGTAATCAGAATTTTCTCCGGAGAGATTTCGGATTGGTTCGGGGTCTGGATGCAGAGAATTACCTGAGCATCTGCAAGAATGTCTTTTCTTGACTTAATTGAGGCTCCGGCATCTGAATAATTGCTGTCCTCTTGAAATGAAGCTTTGCCTGCACTAGTCTCCATCCATACTTCCGAATAACCAAGGTCCATGAGCTTTTTTACGTGCTCTGGAAGTATAGACACTCTTCGCTCAGGCTCTGCTTCTTTGAGTACGCCTAAGATCATGGTGCGATAGTATTTTTAGTCTATAAAATTTCTTTAAGGCAAAAGTTATAACTACCTGAAGCTCTGGTTGATATCTTCCAGTGCTTCAAGGCTTGGTGTTAGTTCTTTTTCCGTTAATTGATTCAATGCTGTATCCGATGTGTTCAGGATGTTGTGTAAATCCTGGGTTTTGGGATCCATATGGATTAAACCTGTAATAATTTCCCCTCTACTTTTTGCATCAAGTAGTTTATGCATGGCAGAATTCCTGTCATGAGGATCCCAACCCTGAACGGGTTTGCTTAGGCGAATTTTTGAGCCATCATGAAGTTCTACCTCTATACTGCTATCATCTTCATAGTCTACCAGGATTTCCTCTCTTTTGGGTACAAAGTCCATCTTGGAAGTAGCGGTCATATATTCCCGGGTAAATTCATAAGATTTGGTTGAACCTGCATTATTGTTAAAAGTAACACAAGGTGAAATCACATCTATGAAAGCGAAACCCGGATGAGCCATTGCGGCTTTGATTAGAGGGACCAATTGGGTTTTATCTCCCGAAAAGCTGCGAGCTACGAAACCAGCTCCTAATTCCAGAGCCAGACCAATAAGGTCAATGGCCTGATACATATTTTTGGAACCCGATTTACTTATTGAACCAAAATCTGCAGTAGCAGAGTCTTGTCCTTTGGTTAGGCCATAGCAGCCATTATTCATGACGATATAGGTCATGTTGAGGTTTCTCCTAATCGCATGAACATATTGTCCCATGCCTATTGAGGCAGTATCTCCATCCCCGGAAACTCCCAGATAAATGAGATGTTTATTGGCAAGATTGGCTCCCGTAGCAACGGAAGGCATACGTCCGTGAACCGAATTAAAGCCATGCGAATTGCTTAGGAAATAAGTCGGAGTTTTGGAGGAACAACCTATACCAGAAAGCTTAGCCAGTCTGTGTGGCTCAATGTTCATTTCATAGCAGGCCTGAACGATAGATCCACTAATGGAATCATGTCCACATCCTGCACAAAGGGTAGAAATTGCTCCTTCATAGTCAGCTTTTCTATAGCCGACCTCATTTTTGGGGAGCAGGGGGTGGCTGAATGTTGGTTTATAAAAACTCATGATGCATCCATTTTGGGATTTAACTCGGTCAGGTTATGCCTAACAGTCTTGAAAATTTTATCTGCAGTAATCGGCATGCCATCATAATTCAATACGGATAGCATCTTTTCTGGCCTAATGCCTAATTCCTGAATCAAAACAGAACGCATTTGTGCATCTCTGTTTTGTTCAACCACAAATACATAAGTATGTTGGTGGATAAAGTCCTCCACTTCATTATTAAATGGGAAGGCTCGAAGCCTCATTGAGTCCACACCGATTCCTTCTCCTTGCAATAAATCCATAGCTTCCAATGCCGCATAAGTTGTGGTTCCAAAGAAGAGCATTCCATAACTGGATTGATTCTTCTTGCCATAGAATTGAGGACTGGGAACCATGCTTTTTGCTGTCTCGAATTTGCGGCTAAGCCTATCTACATTTCTCACGTAGGCATCACCTTGTTCAGTATATCGAGCATATTCATCTCTGGAGGTACCTCTGGTAAAAAAGGAACCTTTTGTTGGGTGTGTACCTGGATAGGTTCTGTATGGAATACCATCCCCATCTACATCGAGGTATCTACCAAATTCTTTTACTTCCTCAAGGTCTTGAGCTGATAGAACTTTTCCTCTGTCATATTTTTTGCCTTCTTCCCATTTCAGGGGAGGAGAAACATGCTCATTCATCCCTATATCCAGGTCTGACATCAGGATGACAGGCGTTTGTAATCTATCTGCTAAATCCAGGGCTTTCGCTCCGAATTCAAAACACTCTGCAGGCGTACTTGGAAATAATAAAACATGTTTGGTATCGCCATGTGAAGCATAGGCCGATGATATAATGTCAGCCTGCTGAGTCCTGGTAGGCATGCCGGTAGAAGGGCCTCCTCTTTGTACATTGACCAGGGTAACGGGTATTTCCGCAAAATAGGCAAGGCCAATAAATTCATTCATCAAAGAAACTCCTGCTCCACTTGTAGCCGTAAATGCTCTTGCTCCATTCCAACAAGCACCGATAACCATACCGATAGCAGCCAGTTCATCTTCTGCCTGTACAATGGCGACATTCTTTTTACCAGTCTCCGGATCTACTCTTAGTTTCTTGGCATAATCTTCAAATGCCTTAGCAACAGATGTCGAAGGAGTAATGGGATACCAGGCAGCTACCGAGGCCCCACCATAGAGAAGTCCTAATGCCGTTGCAGTATTGCCATCCAGCATGATACTGTCTCCAATCTTGTCCCTTCTTTCTACTCGGATGTCCA includes:
- a CDS encoding DUF1553 domain-containing protein, with the translated sequence MNCYNYCLLLILVGAMLSACQNGSYTQYAADKSLPDRVDFNFHIKPILSDRCFACHGPDEEARSADLRLDTEEGAFTALGEVEKRFAIKAGNLDASEVWHRIISKDEEFIMPPPESNLSLNNQEIALIGKWIDQGAEWKEHWSFIPPKKSNFPSVKEEGKIQNEIDQFVLARLEQEGTSFTDKASKERLMRRISFGLRGIPPQVEELEAFKADDSEDALEKVIDEMLASEAYGERMAIDWLDVARYADTHGYQADRERRMWPWRDWVIKAFNNNMPYDEFSRWQLAGDLMPNPSREQILATGFNRNHMQTEEGGSVEEEFRAEYVADRTITTSRAFLGLTMECARCHDHKYDPISQKEFYQLFSFFNSVDESGQTSFFTDAVPVPALKLTAQNTDSKAAEIRASIEKMESQIPQSEERFKNWLARSGNIKPNLTKGKVGDFSFDRISNKKLANAARPRFAASIVDDPILVSGHKNKGLKLSGENGLSFKDLGVFSRSDPFSLSIWVKAEEELDRAVIVHRTQAVLDAGSRGYELMIDQGKISLALTHMWPHNEIRKLSKKAFPINEWVHLTMTYDGSSQARGLSLFINGEKTEMDIIKDNLTKDILYERVKVHLAIGYRFRGKGFKNGIVDEFKVFDRCLSQLEVSELAGKRLANQLAAKNMAELSPKERELLKEFYLRNIDADFQQWEKEIRKLRDEERSLIDTVPEIMIMKDLPQARPTFVLNRGAYDQPGEEVYAGTPSKVLAFSEELPPNRLGLADWLFDAENPLTARVMVNRIWQMHFGKGLVSTPEDFGNQGALPSHPELLDFLAVRFIESGWDIKALHKLILSSATYQQDSYASAELREKDPDNVLLARGPAFRLSAEMLRDQALATSGLLVEKVGGPSVKPYQPEGLWKEKSGKIYLADKGDGLYRKSLYTFWKRTSPPPNMMTFDATDRNICIVKRQSTSTPLQALVLLNDVQFVEASRKLGERMLHTSEKPEEQIRMAFSLLTCRQPSTEESQVLNEMYAEQLTEFKERPEAAHELLSEGDSSVDESLDPLQLATATVIANAIMNFDESIMLR
- a CDS encoding NAD(P) transhydrogenase subunit alpha, with the translated sequence MSDLFQLFLAHKEFIYVIILSIFLGVEVISNVPAILHTPLMSGANAIHGVVIIGAIIVMGHAAPDNILALVLGFLAVVLGTLNVVGGFVVTNRMLEMFKKKD
- a CDS encoding NAD(P)(+) transhydrogenase (Re/Si-specific) subunit beta, whose translation is MEFTLELSYLVASITFILGLKMLGSPESARKGNLLAAFGMGLAIVATILFHKDDAGNGIQNHVWIILAMAVGTVIGYLMAVKVQMTAMPQMVSFFNGMGGACAALIALIEFDTHPSHEAGFLSVVAVSLIIGSVSFSGSMIAYGKLEGRIKDIYNNLMPIINGIFALTLTGLTIYGVMNPELFDNGLLWLLLGISLVYGITFVMPIGGADMPVVISLLNSFTGVAAAFGGFLYDNQVMLTGGILVGSAGTILTILMCQAMNRSLANVIFGSFSTVSSGSKGDAAEKVVKEIALSDAAILCAYANRVCVVPGYGLAVAQAQHVCNDFDKLLTDRGVEVTYAIHPVAGRMPGHMNVLLAEADVSYDKLVELEDANESLGSTDVAIVVGANDVVNPAAENDPSSSIYGMPIIQVHNAKNVIIMKRSMGKGYAGIENELFFANGTRMLFGDAKDSLSKLVSELKTI
- a CDS encoding sodium/solute symporter (Members of the Solute:Sodium Symporter (SSS), TC 2.A.21 as described in tcdb.org, catalyze solute:Na+ symport. Known solutes for members of the family include sugars, amino acids, nucleosides, inositols, vitamins, urea or anions, depending on the system.) encodes the protein MIRKLLLLLLCLWPIISLGQSPSFNLEWKELSPLIPPPEAARQAGLAGPFGGVVEESVILAGGANFPDGPAWEGGQKVYHQDIYLLNDSQWELLNIQLPYPIAYGLSLSGLDAMYWIGGMNGDSLCRAVFKIKHKKKKEDIQIESLPALPIALANTSGGIIGNQLYVFGSREDLGESYFFRLNLAEIEKGWIALADLPASPRTHAYGSIQNGGEGPAFYLFKGRWKGGGALTKFLSDAWVYEPLKDEWKELKQDQDFPLAAGGVLELGANQILIFGGDSGENFNRIEELNHRIIETEAEGKENLIKARDSLMKFHPGFSSEIWSFHTITQSWHLLSQMPASRALTTPVFYRGKDIIIPSGEVSPCIRTDQVWKGEIREENSISSLNIWVLASYFILLLGLGIYFSVRQKSTDDFFMAGRRIPAWAAGMSIFGTQLSAITFMAIPAKTFATDWLYVVLNLCIILVAPFIIRIFLPFYRRFKLRTAYEYLELRFNLATRLAGSLMYIFLQIGRLGIVLLLPSLALSVLTGIGVEWCILSMGILSILYTVLGGIEAVIWTDVLQVFVLLGGALLCFVLLFLDLGMGEILRVAGDFDKLRMLDASLDITEPTLWVLLFGGFAVNFIQYGSDQTVIQRYLTTKDEAAAAKSIRIGAWMSLPATLIFFSLGTLLFVFFRSQPEAMQPTLASTDSIFPWYIVSQLPDGVSGLLLAAIFAASMSSLDSSMNSVSTVISVDFVERLMPLKNSAQYLSLARIVTVIIGGLGTALAWFMASWGISSLWDQFNMIIGLFAGGLGGIFLAGILIPKVNGQAAILALILSGMIQYLVKSFTNIHLLLYTFTGMLSAILLSVLFSRFFGQNKDSSQAYTFRQLPHQ
- a CDS encoding dihydrodipicolinate synthase family protein, with the protein product MTTRTFKGLIAAPISPMKKNGEIDLARVENLAKLYRKNGVNGAFICGTTGEGSSLSVEEVKAYAQEWKRVGEGLTKILCVGGDNVQEMQELAAYGGELDLDGISMLSPYYFKPKSEEDLLGLCKSVSEAAPETPLYYYHIPTLTAGYFSMRKFLGLANTELPQLKGIKFTFNDLYDFYRCRAFEGEKYEMYWGTDEVLLSALVAGANGAVGSTYNYAAPLYNRIITAFQKGDMDKARELQDKAVEMVELLIAYGGTGATKSFMKIIGLDCGEYRAPISNPNSNEIKELEGKLKKIGFFDFCSSPT
- a CDS encoding 2-oxoacid:ferredoxin oxidoreductase subunit beta gives rise to the protein MSFYKPTFSHPLLPKNEVGYRKADYEGAISTLCAGCGHDSISGSIVQACYEMNIEPHRLAKLSGIGCSSKTPTYFLSNSHGFNSVHGRMPSVATGANLANKHLIYLGVSGDGDTASIGMGQYVHAIRRNLNMTYIVMNNGCYGLTKGQDSATADFGSISKSGSKNMYQAIDLIGLALELGAGFVARSFSGDKTQLVPLIKAAMAHPGFAFIDVISPCVTFNNNAGSTKSYEFTREYMTATSKMDFVPKREEILVDYEDDSSIEVELHDGSKIRLSKPVQGWDPHDRNSAMHKLLDAKSRGEIITGLIHMDPKTQDLHNILNTSDTALNQLTEKELTPSLEALEDINQSFR
- a CDS encoding Re/Si-specific NAD(P)(+) transhydrogenase subunit alpha; amino-acid sequence: MILGVLKEAEPERRVSILPEHVKKLMDLGYSEVWMETSAGKASFQEDSNYSDAGASIKSRKDILADAQVILCIQTPNQSEISPEKILITQMNPLSNPQTAQDFAKKGVSVFSMDMVPRTTKAQAMDVLSSMATSAGYKAVLQAAIHLPKFFPMFMTAAGTIIPAKVLILGAGVAGLQAISTAKRLGAVVEAFDVRAAAKEEVLSLGAKFVEVEGATDDTSAGGYAVEQTEEYKQRQAALIQEHAAKSDVIICTAQIPGRKAPLLIQEETLHKMKAGSVVVDLAASSGGNCAFSKNNETVVVNGVSIIGDSSLASSIPLDSSKMYGKNLINFFKEVINDGAISFDFENEIIQHTCVSHGGAIISPRVLDKFSSVAS